ttaatgggctggagttacacaattaacGGATGAGATAAAGAGTTAGGCCCAATGGGCCTCATAAAATTATTAcccaaattaatttaattaattaggttcattATTCTAATGTAGTGGgtattacaaaattaattgctaGACATAAATATGATGGgctggagttacacaattaatggaaATGATAAAAAGtttctgaaaaataaatagacCCAACAACAAATCCATCAAGTGGATGCattaacttttcatttttcataattaaaaaaaaaaagtcatttactCATCAATgaatatgaaaattatttctaaTGTATCTAGGTTAATATTTGAATCAATACATATTAGCCAATTAATtactacaattaaaaaaaaaaaaacagtttctttcattttaaatgtaggattaaacatttttactAACCCTTTATCTTTCATATTAATCCCCACATTCTTATATTTATAcgataaaataaatttattttatttaattaatattaaaatactcCAACAAAGAGTCTAGACCagaagcaaaacaaacaaataggcGCTGAGGCTTCAATCAACAGTACTAGTTGATTGGAATGAAACAAAGGCAAATGTGATTCTACGCTACTAATTTCTCTGCTTTAGAATTGCTTGCATGGGATGGAGCTTGTGAGAAGTGAGTCCAGCAGTATCCACGTTTTCCTCCTCTTTATCTTTCAGCCTCCACTCAAATTCCTGTACTAACCTACCAATTGTTGTGCATGCTATTAACGATGCCTGAAGCGAACCTGCACATACTCTCTTTCCACCTCCAAATGACATTGTCTTGTACAAATCCATTGGATCATATTTCTTATCAAGAAACCTCTCTGGCTTCCACTCTTCAGGCTTTTCCCATTGTTGCTTGTCCATGTTACACCCGTATATGTTTATAGCAATCTGTTCAACAATGTGCAAGTCAGTCAAGTCATGAAATGAATAATTGCAACGTCAAAAGATagataaaataagaaaactatgTACCTCACTTCCTGCAGGTATATAGTACCCTCCTAATTGGGTATCTTCATGTGCGTATCGCAGAGGTATTATTGGAGTTGGACTGTGCTTCCTCAGAGTTTCATGGAAAACAGCACCCAAGTATGGAAGCTTAGATAGGTGCTCCTCAGTCATCTTGTTAGTCCCACAAACATTTTGAATCTCCTTATAAAGAAGATCCTgttgcatgaacaaggaataATCAGTATCATGTAGTACTAACCAAATATTAGtctcaaaattaaattttgagatTGGTTATGGATCCTTAACAAGCAATTCAGAGTGAGTcacatgtattattttttgacaattgaTTAAAGTAGCACTACAACAATTGGCAAATTAAGAGATATACAATTGTGATCGAAATTATAAATACCTGCCGGTTTGGATCTTTAGCAAGTTCATACATGGCCCATTCTGTTGTAACCATAGTAGTGTCTGATATCTCAATGATTGGCTCCCATACCAACACAGTAATTTGGTCATTCGTGAGTGTTTTTGCTTCAGATAACAAGTAAGTAAGGTAAGAACTTACTTCCTGTATCAAATCCTCGAAGAGTTACAACACTTAAATGTAAGAGAGACTTTCATAACTAATTTTGCACTTCTAGACATAAATATATTACCTCTCCTGAAGCAATGCGCTTTTTCTGTGCCTTGATAAGGGCATTCATCACTGCTTGTCTTTCGAAAACCATTCTCTGAATTTTCATTTCATAGCTCTTATTTGGAATCCATTTTAGATATGGGAAGAAATCTCTCCAATCCACTTCAATTGCAGCCTCCATCAAGTCAGACACTAATACCTTAAATATCTCTCCCCTTGACAGAGTGCCCTCAAGCTCCTCCACATAAATAGATTCCACATCATGTCCTAGAGACTAAAGTTCCATGGTGCCCCAACCccacccataaaaaaaatcttaaagttACGATTACTAATAAGCACATAATCAATattagacccaaaaaaaaaaaactcacttgTTTCAACGCTAGTCCAAAGAGTTCATActcaaatattttcttgaaattcaCAGCTTGAAGAGGAGAGTTCTTTATATGAGCATGTAATTTGTTCGAAATATTTTCTATCATAGTGTCTCTGTGGCATCGATGTCGCTTCTGAATAGAAAATAGATATAATAATTAgacttatatatatttgacatCATAGATAATATATGGGAGAACGGAATAGTATTAGCAAACCTGTGCATTAGTTCCCAGAACATCTGTAAGTATATATCTCTTTACCATCTTGTGAAACTCATCGTAATCGCTTGTTGCAACCATGCATTTATTACCGGAGAGATGCTTTATGGCGTTTGATAAATTTCTTGTTGAGATGGAGGAAAATCTGGTCACCATAGCCTGAAACAACCACAGAGAAATGAAATATTCCATGTATAATATAAAACAGGCCCCATTATCATCTAGTATTTGTTCGAGCATGCATGTTGGatgataaagcaaagaaaatctAGCAAAGGGAACATTTTGGTAATAAATTCCTGGAATCTAGACTCTTTAAGGCGTTGATCCAATAAATTCAAGGATTCTAGAAAAACAGCaataagaaaaattgaaatatttttgctTGATCATGAATTTTTATCAATGACATTCCAGTACTGCTGAAAAACAATTAAAGAAGTACACAAAAAATGTGGTTAATCTTAGTAAGGGTTGGTGCCTAAAATATACAAGAAAACAGTCACGAGAAGACAATTTCTAGTAAACTGAAAGCAAACTGGTTTCTATCTTAATTTAAATGGCc
This genomic stretch from Castanea sativa cultivar Marrone di Chiusa Pesio chromosome 1, ASM4071231v1 harbors:
- the LOC142640358 gene encoding ent-kaurene oxidase, chloroplastic-like, which produces MASITHFLQEFQATHFATSVALGGLSLFIFFSFFIQRFRSTQKNGNSKLPPVPVVPGLPVVGNLLQMKEKKPHKTFLRWAEIYGPIYSIRTGASTVVVLNSANIAKEAMVTRFSSISTRNLSNAIKHLSGNKCMVATSDYDEFHKMVKRYILTDVLGTNAQKRHRCHRDTMIENISNKLHAHIKNSPLQAVNFKKIFEYELFGLALKQSLGHDVESIYVEELEGTLSRGEIFKVLVSDLMEAAIEVDWRDFFPYLKWIPNKSYEMKIQRMVFERQAVMNALIKAQKKRIASGEEVSSYLTYLLSEAKTLTNDQITVLVWEPIIEISDTTMVTTEWAMYELAKDPNRQDLLYKEIQNVCGTNKMTEEHLSKLPYLGAVFHETLRKHSPTPIIPLRYAHEDTQLGGYYIPAGSEIAINIYGCNMDKQQWEKPEEWKPERFLDKKYDPMDLYKTMSFGGGKRVCAGSLQASLIACTTIGRLVQEFEWRLKDKEEENVDTAGLTSHKLHPMQAILKQRN